The Mycobacterium paragordonae genome includes a region encoding these proteins:
- a CDS encoding OsmC family protein translates to MTDALVIDAQGLDRLSCNAKADPATGKKTLKAKTVCESGFRNMTYVRDLAPMLVGEPPALLGDDSAPNPSETCLAALGSCISVGLLANATHRGVTLTKIEVEMEGDIDISAVWGVGDTPAGKILGFTAVRCKVTLAGDAEDATLKEIHDSAIAWSPVVNTFTRPVTVDSALSIG, encoded by the coding sequence ATGACCGACGCGCTCGTCATCGACGCTCAGGGTCTGGACCGGCTGTCCTGTAACGCCAAGGCCGACCCCGCCACCGGCAAGAAGACCTTGAAGGCCAAGACCGTGTGCGAGTCCGGCTTCCGCAACATGACTTATGTGCGTGATCTTGCGCCGATGCTGGTCGGCGAGCCGCCGGCACTGCTGGGTGACGATTCGGCGCCCAATCCTTCGGAGACCTGCCTGGCCGCGCTGGGATCGTGCATCTCGGTGGGCCTGCTGGCCAACGCCACCCATCGCGGCGTCACCCTGACGAAGATCGAGGTGGAGATGGAAGGCGACATCGACATCTCCGCGGTGTGGGGTGTCGGCGACACTCCCGCCGGCAAGATCCTCGGCTTCACCGCGGTGCGCTGCAAGGTGACTCTGGCCGGCGACGCTGAGGACGCGACCCTCAAGGAGATCCACGACAGCGCCATTGCGTGGTCGCCCGTGGTCAATACATTCACGCGTCCTGTAACTGTCGACTCCGCACTGTCCATCGGTTAG
- a CDS encoding acyl-CoA dehydrogenase family protein, producing MTTTTDAVIGLLDSELITDIRAHAGALDRGEATARRSFPGLGAAGLLDVGAPGNADGRLAEMADVIRLISGECMSTGFSVWANRMALEYLLTAATPFSLATAESLSAGTSLGVTGMAAAFKTLAGCGQLELAATAVGGGYRISGPIRWASNLYDDSLLVTAAATEPGAKVIVALPLTSPGVTVGDHFKLLAMDSTASSYLELKDVFVPDGQVLSTDFEGFLGAVRPTFLVLQSAMCVGLAETAARHARLGLSGVNEIFASEVDEVAERLVWAQTTLARLAAAVGGHQPPSKKELLSLRLTAAEIASASAALEVRTAGGKGYASRTPASRRYREAAFIPVQSPSEAQLRWELGGCA from the coding sequence ATGACCACGACGACCGATGCCGTGATCGGCTTGCTCGATTCGGAGCTGATAACAGACATTCGTGCCCACGCCGGCGCTCTGGACCGGGGCGAGGCCACGGCCCGCCGTAGCTTCCCGGGTCTGGGGGCCGCGGGACTGCTCGATGTCGGCGCGCCCGGCAATGCCGACGGCAGGCTCGCCGAGATGGCCGACGTGATCAGGCTGATTTCCGGGGAGTGTATGAGCACCGGGTTCTCGGTGTGGGCGAACCGGATGGCGCTGGAGTATCTGCTCACTGCCGCAACGCCTTTCAGCTTGGCGACTGCGGAGTCGCTGTCGGCCGGGACGTCGTTGGGAGTGACCGGCATGGCGGCCGCCTTCAAAACGCTGGCCGGTTGCGGTCAATTGGAGTTGGCGGCGACCGCGGTCGGGGGCGGTTACCGGATCAGCGGTCCGATCCGCTGGGCGTCCAACCTGTACGACGATTCGCTGCTGGTCACTGCCGCTGCTACCGAACCCGGCGCGAAGGTGATCGTCGCGTTGCCGTTGACGAGCCCCGGGGTCACGGTGGGTGATCACTTCAAGTTGTTGGCAATGGACAGCACAGCCTCGTCGTATTTGGAGTTGAAGGACGTTTTCGTCCCGGATGGGCAGGTGTTGTCCACCGACTTCGAGGGGTTCCTGGGCGCGGTCCGGCCCACTTTCCTTGTGCTGCAGTCGGCCATGTGTGTCGGTCTAGCCGAGACGGCGGCGCGGCATGCCCGGCTCGGGCTCTCAGGGGTGAATGAGATCTTCGCCTCCGAGGTCGACGAGGTCGCGGAGAGATTGGTCTGGGCGCAAACCACTTTGGCGAGATTGGCTGCCGCAGTCGGGGGACATCAACCGCCGAGCAAGAAGGAGTTGCTGTCGCTGCGCCTCACCGCGGCCGAGATTGCCAGCGCCAGTGCCGCATTGGAGGTTCGGACCGCCGGCGGCAAAGGATACGCGAGCAGGACGCCCGCCAGCCGCCGCTACCGTGAGGCGGCCTTCATCCCGGTGCAGTCGCCGTCGGAAGCCCAATTGCGTTGGGAACTAGGCGGATGCGCTTGA
- a CDS encoding DUF3097 domain-containing protein, with protein sequence MVDRYGTDVLAGGGRRKPRSVEHPVELGMVVEDAQTGYVGAVVRVEYGRVELEDRHGKTRPFPLGPGYLIDGQPVILTPPRRSGPAVPARTASGSVAVPGARARVARAGRIYVEGRHDAELIAQVWGDDLKIEGVVVEHLGGVDDLVGIVAEFRPGPGCRLGVLVDHLVPGSKESRIAEAVRTGPGGADTLVVGHPYVDIWQAVKPQRLGLQAWPKVPRNIEWKHGICAALGWPHANQTDIATAWRRIRSTVRDWNDLEPALIGRVEELIDFVTQPV encoded by the coding sequence GTGGTCGATCGCTATGGAACCGATGTGCTGGCAGGCGGCGGGCGGCGCAAGCCCCGTTCGGTAGAGCACCCGGTCGAGCTGGGCATGGTCGTCGAGGATGCGCAGACGGGCTATGTGGGTGCGGTGGTCCGCGTCGAGTACGGCCGCGTCGAGCTGGAAGACCGGCACGGCAAGACCCGTCCGTTCCCGCTGGGACCCGGGTATCTGATCGACGGTCAGCCGGTGATCCTCACCCCACCACGCCGATCGGGGCCTGCCGTCCCGGCACGCACAGCGTCGGGATCGGTCGCCGTGCCGGGCGCCCGCGCCAGGGTCGCCCGCGCCGGGCGGATCTACGTCGAGGGCCGGCACGACGCCGAGCTGATCGCGCAAGTTTGGGGCGACGACCTGAAGATCGAGGGCGTCGTGGTCGAGCACCTCGGCGGGGTCGACGATCTGGTGGGGATCGTCGCCGAATTCCGGCCCGGCCCGGGCTGCCGTCTCGGCGTGCTGGTCGACCACCTGGTGCCCGGCTCCAAAGAGTCGCGCATCGCCGAGGCGGTGCGCACGGGTCCCGGGGGAGCGGACACCCTGGTCGTCGGGCATCCCTACGTTGACATCTGGCAGGCCGTCAAGCCGCAACGGCTCGGCCTGCAGGCCTGGCCGAAGGTGCCCCGGAACATCGAATGGAAACATGGCATCTGCGCGGCGCTCGGCTGGCCGCACGCGAACCAGACCGATATCGCCACGGCGTGGCGGCGGATCAGGTCGACGGTCCGCGACTGGAACGACCTGGAACCGGCCCTGATCGGACGGGTGGAGGAACTGATCGACTTTGTGACGCAACCGGTGTGA